A window of Glycine soja cultivar W05 chromosome 2, ASM419377v2, whole genome shotgun sequence genomic DNA:
tatttttattagacttgaactttaaatattttatttttattagacttgAACTTTAAAgaagaatttgattttaatttccacATTGTTCTAGTAGGCAGTAGCATGCATTTTCCATTGTCTGCGAAAATTGCCAATGACAACAGTACCATCACTCACATAGTCACGTGGACATAATCTCATATATATCTACCCATAGTACAATCAACAGTATAATCACTTGCACATTGTTCTAGAAGACTAGAACCATGTATTTCATATTGTGCGAACCTTTCCTTTAACTTTGCCACATAGTACAGAAGAGGGTGTGGTGTTGTAATTGCAGGTTAATTCATAAGGATCATTTTCTCCTTTAAGATATATACATTGAGCatgttaattttagaaaatgtgTAACGCAATGGATGATGCATTCTCCAAACGCTTCAATTCCTGGCTTCCTGTGTAACAGATAAACCAACAAAGCTTTTCAACTAAAACTAAGTTAAAATTTGCTGATGCAACACAACAAACTCttagtgtgtgtttggtttatCATTAGATTGAATGGACATACATTCTCATGCACGTCTTGTGAGAAGTAGGAATTCATAGCTTTTGATTCAACGGCCGTTTGGAAACGGTAAATCAAACACACACTTAATTGTTAGTTCATCATGGTAATTACTTGATAGAGCAAAAGGAGCAGAAGAACATGGATTTGTACACGGTTTTCTTTTTCCAGTTGCTCATTATGACTGTGACTTTGTGATGGCAAATTAGGAGTGCCTATACTGTTCCATCACTTTCACAAGATGTTGTTTTCATTAGGCTAGTACGGTCTTCTGAAGCCACACAACAATAGCCTATAAAACTCCAAAGCAAGCGGACACAAACTTTGCAGTTCAGCATTTCAGGCCACTCATCTTCTCATCAGGTGGACCTATTACAAACTAGTTCCTATCAAACTTGTCCTTGGCAATTGGCATGACATAGTTAACTTTGCATTTGCCCACCACTTTCTATATTTTGCAACTCTTGGAGCTGAAACACTCACACTTCAGCAAAACTCTCCTCAGTTATCCCTCCAACCGAAAGATAAAACATGGTGTTACTTCATTTTCAAGAACCCTTTTGATTGTTCAAAGCTTACTTATATACTTTGTTGATGCCttaatgatttttcatttttgctttGCTCTTGTGCTATTTTCTAGGTTCTAGTTGCAAGTCATGGCGAGGAGGAAAAAGGGGCAGAAGGCATTGctactgttgattttcgaggtCACCCTGTGGACAAGACAAAAACTGGAGGATGGCTAGCAGCAGGGCTCATCTTAGGTTCATATTCATATCAATCCATAGAAATTTTAGTCATGTTTTCATGGTTGAACCAAAGGGCTCTTTAATTTGGCTCCAAcacatacttttttcttttatttttttttatgtaggtACTGAATTGGCAGAAAGAATATGTGTGATGGGTATAAGCATGAACTTAGTGACCTACTTGGTTGGAGTTTTGAATCTCCCTTCAGCTGATTCTGCCACCATAGTTACCAATGTCATGGGAACTCTCAACCTTCTTGGCCTTCTTGGTGGCTTCATAGCTGATGCTAAACTTGGCAGATACTTAACTGTTGCCATATCTGCAATCATAGCTGCTTTGGTATGTTGAAAAGCTTTGCATATTTAGATATATTCAATACTCAATTCTCTCATTTCTTTTGGCTTTTAAGCACACTAAGGCAACCAATTTCTCCCTTCCCTCTAGGGAAAGCGATTTTCAATTGGAAATAAGtgcaaataacataaatttcgagtttaatttttatgcactGTCAATCAATAAGAAACCAGGAAAGAAACCATCATTGATAACACTTGTAAGGTAGATATGgtaaaagtcaataaacttattatacgATTTGTAATTGGATAACATGTAATAAGTACATACACTATTTACTCTAACATATTACTAGTTTTCTTGTCACTTGTCTCTTGGACCAGGGGGTGTGTTTGTTAACTGTGGCTACTACCATTCCTGGCATGAGGCCTCCTGTATGCAGCAGTGTCAGAAAACAACACCATGAATGCATTCAGGCCAGTGGAAAACAATTGGCTTTGCTATTTGTAGCACTTTACACAGTAGCAGTGGGTGGTGGAGGAATAAAATCCAATGTCTCAGGTTTTGGATCAGATCAGTTTGATACAACAGACCCCAAGGAGGAAAGGAGGATGGTGTTTTTCTTCAACAGGTTCTACTTCTTCATCAGCATAGGGTCCTTGTTCTCTGTGGTGGTGCTGGTGTATGTGCAAGACAACATAGGAAGAGGGTGGGGTTATGGAATTTCAGCAGGGACAATGGTGATTGCTGTTGCTGTTTTGCTTTGTGGCACCCCATTTTATAGATTCAAGAGGCCACAAGGAAGCCCCTTAACTGTTATTTGGAGAGTGCTGTTTTTGGCTTGGAAGAAGAGGAGCCTTCCTAATCCTTCACAACACTCCTTTCTCAATGGTTATCTTGAAGCTAAGGTCCCACATACTCAGAGGTTCAGGTAAATTTTCTGATTTTCTCAAATGTCTGTTTAGTATGCGGGagtgagaataaaaaatgagtgaaaaaaaaagtaaaatttggtgagactcatttttattttttattttaattcaaaatttttatcttttttatttcactCTACCAAACATATTAGTtctcaaaattttttaaaaaatctattttttaaaagtgtaatttattaattatattagtcTAAAATTAAGGTGAACATATTATCAtaagtttattgataaaaagctattaacatatgttttttttatcggctTAAATCCAATCCGTATGGTAAAATTATAAAGACAAATATCATACCAATTAtgtttaaagattaaaataacaataagtaATTAGGTTTAAagaagtaatttaaattttgaggatttatttaaaatttcttaattttaagaactaatatgataattttatacttCATGTACCAAAATGGTAATTTAGTCTTAATTTATGCTGGATTGTCTTTTGGGTCAATTATTGCAcagaaatttcaaaagattttctcatttttttttgtggatTACTTTCACGGGATTACTATTTCTATTACTATCTGGGACAACATAAGTGTTTGTATTGTCTATAGAAAAGGACAAAGTTTACGTTTGATTGAACAGTCCGTCAAAAAAGGAATTTTGgaaacgaaaataaaataaaataaaggcacAGCCTCTGCTGGAATAGTATTttgccattttttaaaaaattaattatgtaaagtGATTTTTGCAAACTgtttaaaaaaagcaaaaacaaaaaaagtttggTTTGAGAGTATATGGTTCTGACAATGAGCACATATTTTCCTCTTGACCCATCTTTGTCACCTGCGAGAAATAGAAATGATACATAgatctcactcactcactcactcgaATCACAATGGAAACGTTAGATCTATTTTTTCCAGCGACACACTACTCTGTAGTCCACTTAGATCACAaaccttttaagttttaaacaaTCACTTCgtaaaaattagttttgaatGTAATTAATTCTGAAGTTGAGGaatttatgtttaaatgttttttattaaaaataagttattaataGTGAAATTCAAcgaaaactgttttttttttatctaatatatGGAAGctacctaaaattattttagttcaaaattaatattagaccaaaattaatttttcaacttgagatggattaaatataaatatttatttaaaatcaataatgagatattaatgttttttaatggtccaacatGGCATATTGCTTTGGGTGTTAGGCCTTCCACATGTCATATATGGAGCATGCATgtcaatttacaaaaaaaaaaaactttagaaaataaaatataataataacatttaattgagcatttaaatgttaaaactgacagaatatatataaaataaattatgaagttGTTAAAAAAATCCCGTGAGTATTTTTTAGTTAATCTTTGCACATAtcttctaatattttatttttgatataacAAATAATACTGATAAGGTTTaaacatactttttttaattttatatagatTACCTAAAATCTTTACCAGTAGGCTGATCCTATTAGATTGATTTTCTAATGTGTATTCTACTCATTAAAAGAGACAGATCCTTTACTGCACattataaccaaaaaaaatgtaGTACACTCCACACTATAGCATAGTTTCGTGAATTTCGTTGAAACTTGATCTTTTGACCATATGTCCTATAAATCTTTCAGAATTTTTCATCATTGTTACGAAACTTCTTGTAAACAAATTGTAACTACCGATGGCAAATAAGGCATGATTTTGCATgacaaattatataatttgaaccatttaaacaaagataaaagataaaaaaaatatcttgcaTTAGAttgaattattagtattatatgattttaatttgatatcATCTTGAATCAACATGTGTACATAGCAATGAATTGATTATTCGGTGAAAACACAAGGAACGAGTTATAGTAAAAATGTCATTCATATCCTAGGCAAATAGTAAACCGAAAGAAATATTCAGGGAAATCAGGAAATGCCTATCACCTAGGtttgaaattaaatatcaaGGAATTCACATAAGCTAACAGGTATTTTCACTGCTTTGAATTTGTTCTGATAGGTTCCTTGACAAAGCTGCAATCCTAGATGAGAACTGCTCAAAGGATGAAAACAAGGAAAATCCATGGATAGTTTCCACAGTGACTCAGGTTGAGGAGGTTAAAATGGTACTCAAGCTCCTTCCTATTTGGTCTACATGTATCCTCTTCTGGACAATCTATTCTCAAATGAACACCTTCACCATTGAGCAAGCTACATTCATGAATCGAAAAGTTGGATCTCTAGTTGTCCCAGCAGGATCTCTATCAGCTTTTCTCATCATTACCATTCTCCTCTTTACTTCCCTAAATGAGAAACTCACTGTGCCCTTAGCTCGGAAACTCACGGACAATGTCCAAGGGCTCACAAGTCTTCAGAGGGTTGGAATTGGACTCGTTTTCTCCAGTGTTGCCATGGCAGTTGCTGCAATTGTTGAGAAAGAAAGGAGGGTGAATgcagtaaaaaataatactacaaTAAGTGCTTTTTGGCTGGTCCCTCAATTTTTTCTAGTGGGTGCAGGGGAAGCATTTGCCTATGTTGGACAACTAGAATTTTTCATTAGGGAGGCACCAGAGAGAATGAAATCTATGAGCACTGGACTTTTCCTATCTACACTTTCAATGGGTTATTTTGTCAGTAGCTTATTGGTGGCAATCGTGGAcaaagcaagtaagaaaagatgGCTAAGAAGCAATCTGAACAAGGGCAGGCTAGATTACTTCTATTGGTTGCTCGCAGTGCTGGGAGTAcagaatttcatattttttctggTCTTAGCAATGAGGCATCAGTACAAAGTTCAGCACAGCACAAAGCCTAATGACAGTGCAGAAAAAGAGCTTGTGAGTGCAAATGATGTGAAAGTTGGAGTTGGTGGAAAGGAAGAAGCATAAGATATAGTCTTTAAATCTCATTTTGTGTGGCCCAATATATAGTGTGCAAGAACAAAACATTATGCcccaaatttgttaatttttgggTGTTTCGTCGACCTCATTTAACGAGGACAATTGTGATGTACTATTAAGTATTGACTGGTATAAAAACAGACAAACTACAGTGAGTTGTTtccaaaagagaaaaggaaattatggaataaattataaatattcccAAACtagatataaataaatgaacCACTTGATAACCAGGTCATGAGCAGAGGCCTGAATTTGACTAATGTTATGAGTAGAAAACACTACAGAATCATAGAATCAAACTACGACATGATCTTCAAAGCAAAATTTTGTCCATTTGATACCAAAGCTTTAAACAATGGCATTGGATAGTTCTAGTAGCAAGAAGATAATATCTTTAAGAATGCAGAAGACTTTATAAAGCATCAGTAACCGAGGGAGGTTTGTGACTTATGACAAATGGAGACCGAAGAGCTCTGTGTGCTTCCTCCTTCTGCTTGCGTGCCTTGTACATTTCCTCTGTCTCGATAACAACTAACCTCTTGACCTATATTAATTACAAAGCTTACCAATGTCAGTATACAAGGAGACAAGTAATTTCAAGCAGCAAAATGGACTTGGGTAGAGCTTTTGCTAAAACCTGTTGGAGCATTCCCCTAACTGTAGGTGTGTTCCATCGCATGACAGTTCGATTGCATTTGCGC
This region includes:
- the LOC114400296 gene encoding uncharacterized protein LOC114400296; the encoded protein is MNAFKAYKACVPIAWSPNIYITLVRGIPGTRRLHRRTLEALRLRKCNRTVMRWNTPTVRGMLQQVKRLVVIETEEMYKARKQKEEAHRALRSPFVISHKPPSVTDAL
- the LOC114400290 gene encoding protein NRT1/ PTR FAMILY 6.4-like, translated to MVLVASHGEEEKGAEGIATVDFRGHPVDKTKTGGWLAAGLILGTELAERICVMGISMNLVTYLVGVLNLPSADSATIVTNVMGTLNLLGLLGGFIADAKLGRYLTVAISAIIAALGVCLLTVATTIPGMRPPVCSSVRKQHHECIQASGKQLALLFVALYTVAVGGGGIKSNVSGFGSDQFDTTDPKEERRMVFFFNRFYFFISIGSLFSVVVLVYVQDNIGRGWGYGISAGTMVIAVAVLLCGTPFYRFKRPQGSPLTVIWRVLFLAWKKRSLPNPSQHSFLNGYLEAKVPHTQRFRFLDKAAILDENCSKDENKENPWIVSTVTQVEEVKMVLKLLPIWSTCILFWTIYSQMNTFTIEQATFMNRKVGSLVVPAGSLSAFLIITILLFTSLNEKLTVPLARKLTDNVQGLTSLQRVGIGLVFSSVAMAVAAIVEKERRVNAVKNNTTISAFWLVPQFFLVGAGEAFAYVGQLEFFIREAPERMKSMSTGLFLSTLSMGYFVSSLLVAIVDKASKKRWLRSNLNKGRLDYFYWLLAVLGVQNFIFFLVLAMRHQYKVQHSTKPNDSAEKELVSANDVKVGVGGKEEA